A genomic segment from Nicotiana tabacum cultivar K326 chromosome 7, ASM71507v2, whole genome shotgun sequence encodes:
- the LOC142162008 gene encoding putative mitochondrial protein AtMg00860 codes for MVNWPCPVNIKGLRGFLGLTGYYRRFIKKFALISKPLTELLKKGDFLWNGKATAAFDELKNAMVHALILALPDFSIPFMVEVEASGVGEGAVLMQNHRAISFISQALSPKHLSMSTYEKELTTLLIAVDKWRHFCSPTIL; via the coding sequence ATGGTGAATTGGCCCTGCCCTGTTAACATCAAAGGCTTGAGGGGATTCCTGGGACTCACTGGTTACTACCGACGCTTTATTAAAAAATTTGCCTTGATAAGTAAACCGTTGACTGAGTTGCTTAAAAAGGGGGATTTTTTGTGGAATGGCAAGGCTACAGCAGCATTCGATGAATTGAAGAATGCAATGGTGCACGCCTTAATATTAGCTTTGCCTGATTTTTCTATTCCATTTATGGTGGAAGTTGAAGCTAGTGGCGTGGGAGAAGGGGCAGTTCTTATGCAGAATCATAGGGCTATTTCTTTCATCAGTCAAGCCTTGAGTCCTAAACATCTGAGCATGTCAACTTATGAGAAAGAGCTTACAACTTTATTAATAGCAGTTGATAAATGGAGACATTTTTGCAGCCCAACCATTTTATAA